One window of the Diospyros lotus cultivar Yz01 chromosome 12, ASM1463336v1, whole genome shotgun sequence genome contains the following:
- the LOC127814145 gene encoding zinc finger CCCH domain-containing protein 48-like: MATAAARVSERRQGSGFHRRQSRGGGGANVICAFWLEGRCSRHPCKFLHAESGSAASPRPKQFQAHKSRTWKRTPGNSSTVKNSSVLSGGEDGPKHINDTERVEDEVCRHWLSGKCVRGEHCKYLHSWSCGNGFSMFTKLEGHSKAVKGIALPSGSYKLYTGCKDKTVRVWDCNTGQCVQVVDLPGEVGSLISEGPWVFVGTEDAVKVWNTQTGNELTLLGPVGLVRALATTDDTLFAATQDGTILAWKFRFENEPPELLASLKGHSGVVICLFIGANKIYSGSMDNTIRVWDLNTLLCVQTLQGHTGAVMSVLCWDKYLLSCSLDGSIKAWGSTEAGDMEMIYTHEEEHGVLGLCGLNDAEGKPILLCSCHDNYVRLYDLPTFAERGKLFAKREVRAIQIGPAGTGLFFTGDATGQITVWKLDAESKKKTSSSSS, from the exons ATGGCTACCGCAGCGGCAAGAGTTTCAGAGAGGAGGCAGGGGTCAGGTTTTCATCGGCGGCAAtccagaggaggaggaggagcgaACGTTATTTGTGCATTTTGGCTTGAGGGGAGGTGCAGTCGACACCCGTGTAAGTTCTTGCACGCAGAATCAGGATCAGCGGCCTCACCGCGACCTAAACAATTCCAAGCCCACAAGTCAAGAACCTGGAAGAGGACTCCCGGCAACAGCAGTACTGTCAAGAATTCATCCGTGTTGTCTGGTGGAGAGGATGGACCTAAACATATTAATGATACTGAAAGAGTTGAAGACGAAGTTTGCCGGCACTGGCTTTCTGGAAAGTGCGTGCGTGGCGAGCACTGCAAATACTTGCACTCGTGGTCCTGTGGCAATGGGTTTTCAATGTTCACGAAGCTAGAGGGGCACAGCAAG GCTGTTAAAGGGATTGCACTTCCTTCTGGCTCCTACAAACTTTACACGGGTTGTAAGGACAAAACCGTACGAGTATGGGACTGCAATACTGGTCAG TGCGTTCAAGTGGTTGATCTTCCGGGTGAAGTTGGGTCGCTGATCAGTGAGGGTCCATGGGTATTTGTGGGCACGGAAGATGCTGTTAAG GTGTGGAACACACAGACGGGCAATGAACTGACGCTTCTCGGACCAGTTGGACTAGTTCGTGCTTTGGCCACCACGGATGATACACTTTTCGCTGCAACACAG GATGGCACCATATTGGCCTGGAAATTTAGATTCGAAAATGAACCCCCTGAATTACTCGCGTCACTGAAGGGTCACAGTGGTGTTGTTATTTGTCTTTTTATTGGAGCAAACAAGATCTACTCCGGTTCGATGGACAACACAATAAGA GTGTGGGACCTGAATACCTTGCTGTGTGTCCAAACACTACAAGGACATACAGGTGCCGTTATGTCTGTTCTTTGCTGGGACAAGTATTTGCTGTCCTGTTCTTTGGATGGAAGCATAAAG GCTTGGGGTTCCACCGAAGCTGGGGACATGGAGATGATCTACACTCATGAAGAAGAACAT GGTGTTCTTGGCCTTTGTGGGCTTAATGATGCTGAGGGCAAACCTATTCTGCTCTGCTCATGCCACGACAACTATGTCCGGTTGTATGACTTGCCAAC GTTCGCTGAAAGGGGCAAGCTGTTTGCAAAACGAGAAGTGCGGGCAATTCAGATTGGCCCAGCAGGCACAGGCCTCTTCTTCACCGGGGATGCAACGGGCCAAATAACAGTGTGGAAATTGGATGCAGAGTCGAAGAAGAAGACGTCGTCGTCTTCATCAtga